In the genome of Oncorhynchus nerka isolate Pitt River linkage group LG4, Oner_Uvic_2.0, whole genome shotgun sequence, the window TCTGACTGTATACTCCTACTCAGTCCAACTTAACCAGACAGGGTTGTCTCAAGGTGTACATATGTTTACTGTTTTTGTAATGTTTAGGCAACCTTCTGAAAAGTGTACCAACATTGACTTGGCTACACAGTATCTTTAACAGACTTCTCTCCTAGTTCTAGGTCACGTTCCCGCTCCAGATCTCACTCTCCGTCCCACGGCAGGAACTATCCCACCAGAGACTACCAGAACAACCGGGGTTACCAGAGGGGCTACAACCGTGGCTTCCGCAGACCCTTTTACTTCCGCGGTAGAACCCGGGGCTTCTACCCTCGCCAGGGTTACCAGAGAGGAGGTAACAGCTACGGCTACAGAGCCAACAACTGGCAGGGGGGGGGCTACCGGGACGGGCCGCCCCACGACCAGGACCACCACGGTCCTCACAGCCCCAGGAGAGGGAGATCTCGGTCCCGCACGCCCCGGAAACGCTCAGGCAGCCGCAGCCACTCCCGGTCTCGATACTCCGACCGTTCGTCCTCCAGGGGTTCCAGACGGTCCCGGCGGCACCACAGCTCCTCTTCCCGCTCCTCTTCCCCGCGGAATCGCCGCAGCAGCCCCGGCTCAGGGAAGCCTGGCTCTAAAGATGTAAAGGACAAGACTACACCAGCAGAGGccaaggaggagaggggaggggctgGGGAGCAGGTAGGAGGACCAGGGGGAGAAGGCAGCAGTCATGATAAGGCCTCTGCTGGGAAATGGCAGGGTCTGAGTGACTATAACAACAGCCCCAAATGCAGCAGTCCGGCTGTTGGTGCCAAACAGGGGAAGTCGGAACCCAAAGGGTCATTGTGGAGAACCATGGGCAGCACTGGCGGTGTTCCCTCTACCAAGAGCCCACCAGGCTCCACCAAGGCCGGGCCGACGGCCTCCACCAGTGGGTTTGGTTTCTTTGGCAAGGAGGATCCCACCAGAGCAGACGATAAGACTGCTATTTCCTCTGCTTTCAAGAAGTATGTTACCCTTTTACCCACTTTTTCTTTCCAGTTTGTGATTGTAATGATTTATTTTAAGATTGTTCAGTCTGCACAGCTACAATAGATTTAAAAGAATGGATGCCATTGCCACTTCTCAATTTAAATGCATATAACAAAATTGGAAAAGTCACTGCTGTTGTCCTCTGCATTTTGTTATTATACCCTTATTTTACTGGGTAAGTTGACAGAGAacacatttacagcaacaacatggggaatagttacagaggAGGGGGGGAATGAATCAATTGGAAGCggaggatgattaggtggccatgatggtatgagggtcaggttgggaatttagccaggacaccagggttaacaaccttacaataagtgccatgtgatctttagtgaccatggagagtcaggacacccgtttacctgcaccctacacagggggggggggggggggggcagcaatGTCTCAAATCACTGCCGTGAAGCATtggaatattttttgggggggcaccagaagaaagagtgcctcctactggccctccagcaCCCCTTCCAGCAGCATGATAACCCTCTAACTTAAAGGGTGATGATTATGTAAGTATCATTATTCAAATATGAGTCCTGGTCAGTCTATTCTACGTATTCAATGTCATTCCCTGGTATCGTCAGTCTTCTGTGGTTGTGTAGTCGTGTTTCATTAGATCATCCAACATTCTACCACGTGATGAAATGTCTTTTCATTTTAACATCAACGCCCTGTTAGAAAATCTGGATTCTGTAACGATAATAGATTTGAATCAACATTCTCCTTTTGTATAACACAATGTAAAGGTCCATATGTATAACACAATGTAAAGGTCCATATGCTTCTCTGTCTGATTGCCCAGGTTCTTGGCAGAAAACAAGAACaaaaagcagcagcagcaggcggcAGCAGAGTGGGAGAATGGCCAGGacggagacagcagagagaaaggGAACAGCAAGATTGGAGGAGGCCTTTTCAACATAACAGCAGCCTCCTTCAGCTCCAAGGCCGATAAGTCTCTGCCCTTCCTGGAAAGAGCCGAAGAGGCCTTCCTCAAGTCTCAGGCtgctgaaagagaggaggaggaggtggtcaaGCCCAAAGGAGCCACCCTGACAACACGGGATGTGTTTGGGAAGTGGGAAGACGAGCCCCATTACTACCCCCTGGGGAAGGacgaggagagacggagagacacggCCGAAGACTTGGATGAAGACCTGGAGCACATGGAAGAGGAGCTTTACCGCAGCCGCAAGCAGGCCTCCAAGAAAGAAGAGAAGTccaagaggaaggagaagaagaaggagaagagtaACAGGAGGAGTCCATCTCCCGTCAGCGCAGCAGTGCCCCCTAGGGGTTCAGGCAGCGGGGAGAAGGACAGGCCCCTAGCCCTGTTCCCCATCAATAGGTTGGAGTCACACCTACCCCGGTCCTCTGGGAAGAGGGAGGGCTTGGAGCACAGTATCAACACATTTGATGAAATGCCCAGGTAAGCAGCATCACCAATGTCCATCAACAGACTGTTTGGATGGTTAATAGTTTCTGAAACTGGCCTAGTTcttaacttcttggcgcacccatcccgttagcgggatcattttcgtcaatatccactgaattgcagagcgccaaattcaaattgaaTTActgaaaatatttaattttcatgaaatcacaagtggaatataccaaaacacagcttatcttgttgttaatccacctggcgtgtcagatttcaaaaaagctttacagagaaagcaaaccaagcgtttatgtGACGACAtttctctcagcagacaaaacattacaaacagctagcagcaaagtagattggtcacgaaagtcataAAAGCAATAAAATGAGTCGCttgcctttgatgatcttcgaatGTTTGCACGCActagactcccagttacacaaatgttccttttgttcgataaaaattatttttatatccataaacctccatttggttggcgtgtTTTGtttagtaatccacaggctcgtgcGGTCACGACGGGCAtaagaaaattccaaatagtatccgtaaagttcgtagaaacatttcaaacgtttttttataatctatcctcaggttgtttttacaataaataatcgatatttcaaccggacggtagctttttcaataggagaggaaTAGAAAAGGTCTGCTCCATGCTGCTCGCGCATGGAAAAACTCTGGGGACACTCGGCTATACACTGACACGATGTGATCATTCTCGCTCATTTGAaactgtctaaagactgttcacaccttgTGGAAGCTATAttaaaaggaatctggttgatatccctttaaatggaggataggcatgcaacagaggtttcaaaataagtggcacttcctgtttggattttcctcaggttttcgcctgcaatatcagttctgttatactcacagacaatattttgacaattttggaaactttagagtgttttctatactaatctgccaattatatgcatattctagcttctgggcctgagaaataggcagtttcacttgggcatgtttttcatccaaacatcaaaatactacTGCCCTAGTCTCAAAAAGTTAACTCTGCGTATAGTTTTGGATATGATCGAGGGGTTAACATTTTTATGGAACTCTGTCACGGTTTTGAACACAACAGTTTCAGCTTGTCTTTCTCTTCTCAGCTCTTCTGGAAGTCTGACTAAGGAGCGTGGTTTGTCCAGGGATCTGGTGCATCCCAGTAAGAAAGATCCCGGACAGTTCCGCTCCATTTTCCAACACATACAGGCTGCTCAACTCCAACGCAGCCCCTCCGAGCTGTTTGCGCAGCATATTGTCACCATTGTGCACTACATCAAAGGTAAGCGCTGCTTATGGTTGATCGTATTACCAGTCATGACTGAAGTCAGATTCCACGGGatcgtttagtcacggtaattaggcttctccaagctctgatactGCTGATGGTCaatagtagcctaccaaactctacagtccctctaatccctctgacatcaatgcaaatgtcatcaaacacttcatgagctcatgttgtgcaacatttctataggctatgcaattgcttAAGAAATGGCCTGAAGTgttccatcagctttctataaaCTTTGCCTACTATATTTTTCTCAACTTCCCTAATATTAACCtcattgcttatatttacaacaggaggCTTGTATATATTTACAACCTGGCTGGCTTGAAAATGAACCACAGAAAATCACCTTCCATTTGCTATGCATAGTGgtcaaaaatagtaaaaaataaagaaaaaccctggaatgagtaggtgtctacacttttgactggtactgtattttaattgacactcaattaccgtgagaccagcAGTTACATGTGTTAgacgggtgatgagctgtgcttGCTTTTCTCCAGACATAGAAGCTTTACATTAAGGATCTTTTGCCTTTATGCTCTTGAGTCTTTCAcatgcctttttctcaggagtgtcTTCCATCAGGCTACTCTCCCATAAATCCCAATGTTCAAGGATGATCGAAGGAAATTGCATGCAcctgagtgtcatagcaaagggggtgtgaatactgatGTCAATGTAtgtaaatgatgtcaattagatgCATGTGTTTGATTTTCAatcaatttgcaaaaatgtcaacatgttttcactttgtcattaatggggtattgtgtctagatcAATTTAACTCCGTTTTGAATTCGGGCTgcgacacaacaaaatgtggaataagtcgaggagtatgaatactttctgaaggccactGTATGGAAGTATTGTCTGCGTTAGTGGTGTCCAAATATAAACATTGTATCTGTCCTCCAGCACAACATTTCCACTCTTCAGGCATGACTTTAAGTGAGCGATTTGCCATGTACCAAAGAAAAGCAGCTGAGATGGAATTGATTAAACAAAGGAAGAGTCCAGAAATCCACAGGTAAGTCATTCTCAACCAACATTGTAGAAAATACagataactgccaaaataaaggaaacccttgaggaaatgagggatacaaagtatattgaaagcaggtgcttccacacagctctggttcctgagttaattaagcaattaacgtcccatcatgcttagggtcatgtataaaaatggcTATGCCTTCATAGGATGACAATGCACCCAGCCGCAGGGCACGAGCGGTCACCTGAATgttttgatgagcatgaaaacgatttGAACAATATGACATGgtcgtctcagtcaccagatttcAACCCAATTAAACACTTACGGGACGTTCTGGTGCAGCGCCTGAGACatcgttttccaccaccatcaacaaaacaccaaatgatgcaATTTCTCATGTATCATCCCTCcaatatcaaatgtatttatatagcccttcttacatcagctgatatcttaaagtgctgtacagaaacccagcctaaaaccccaaacaatgcaggtgtagaagcacggtggctaggaaaaactccctagaaaggaagaaccctagaggggaaccaggctatgaggggtggccagtcctcttctggctgtgccgggtggagattataacagaatattgccaagatgttcaaatgttcataaatgaccagcatggtcaaataataataatcacagtagttgtcgagggtgcaacaagtcagcacctcaggagtaaatgtcagttggcttttcatagccgatcattgagagtatctctaccacgcctgctgtctctagagagttgaaaacagcaggtctgggacaggtagcacgtccggtgaacaggtcagggttccatagccgcaggcagaacagtttgaaactggagcagcagcacggccaggtagactggggacagcgaGGAGTCGTCacgccaggtagtcctgaggcatggttctagggctcaggtcctccgagagaattagagagcatacttaaatttacacaggacaccggataagacaggagaagtactccagatataacaaactgaccctagccccccgacacaagctactgcagcataaatactggaagccgagacaggaggagtcaggagacactgtggccccatccaatgataccccaggacaaggccaaacaggcaggatataaccccacccactttgacaacaaacagcccccacaccactagagggatatcttcaaccaccaacttaccatcctgagacgagACAGAGTattgcccacaaagatctccaccatggcacaacccaagggggggtgccaacccagacaggaagatcacacactcaacccactcaagtgacgcacccctcctagggacggcatggaagagcaccagtaagccagtgactcagcccctgtaatagggttagaggcagagaatcccagtggagagaagggaaccagccaggcagagacagcaatggtggttcgttgctccagagcctttccgttcaccttcacactcctgggccagacgacACTCAactataggacctactgaagagattagttttcaataaagacttaaatgtTGTGatcgagtctgcatctctcacatgggtaggcagaccattccataaaaatggagcgctataggagaaagccctgcctccatccAGCTGTTGCTTAGAAGTTCTAagaacaattaggaggcctgcgtcttgtgaccgtagcgtacgtgtaggtatgtacggcagaacCAAATCTggaagatgggtaggagcaaacccatgtaatgctttgtaggtcagCAGTAAAAAGCAATTCTGGTTTGTGGCCCAATTCCATATTAAGACACTTTGTTGGTGTTTTCTTATTTTGACAGTTACCTGTTGGTTTGCCTTTTGACTGACATTATGAGATTTATTTAACACAAATCAAACATTCCCTGTGGATTTATAAAGTTGTGTGTGTCGCTGTTACTCCAAAATAGTTTTGAGAAATATTGAATATTCTTTGAGACCGTTGTGTGACCAGTACACACGTTTAGTGTAGCTGTATCCAACCGTCCTTTTGTTTTGTGTCCCCCCTCCCAGGAGAATCGATGTCTCCCCCagtgcttttaccagacactctcaCCTGCTTGAGGAGCTGGAGGACTGCAGCTACAAGGTGAACGGCCTCTTTTGGCATTTGAAGTAAAACAGGGGATTTGAGACGATCCAAACAAAGCAGCAGTGTTCAGCTTTGTGCTTTTCTTTTAAAGGAGATAAGAGTCTAAATCAAAAGAGCCCAGTTGTGTATTGTAATGCCAAGCGAGCCCCCCGAGCCTAAGAGATCATATGGTTATTGAGCTGTTATGTACGTACATACGTACCCACCCAAGCAAAGGCTAACAGGAAGTGACTTAAGATGCTGTGTCCAAGCATCTCAAGGGACCCTAAGCAATGCCGTTGTAAGTATTTTTCTCAAAACAAACAAGCAAAATATATTCAAGTTCAGTACAAATGATTGTGTTTTTGAAAATCTTATCTTAAAAACTGCTGTTTTAACTATGAGGTGTGTAGATGTCTTGTCTGTAAATGTGTGTCTGTTACTTGGCCAAGTTACTCAGTTTAATAGAAGCCTTAGAAGATTAACTTAGTTTCCATTAACACACATTATACTTGAGTACATACAAAATACTTTGCTATAAAACATTGTAGTTATTTGAAAGAAAAGCTGTTAACATCAAGTTGGCCTTGTATCTCAGGAGGGCTGCATTTTGTGTCCTCATCAGATGGGGTCCAAAACTAAAACAGTTTAACAAGTTCtgtctttttttttattttttacttttgaatGTGAAAAGACATCATTACATTTTGTCCATTGATAAAGTTATTAAGTGGTAGGATGGTAAATTAGAAGTTGTGTTGTCCGAAGCGAAAGCGATCACTAACATAGACAACACTTCTATATCTACACAGGATCGGGGTAGAACAGCGAAAACGGACCCAATGGACCTGCGTCTGGATATAGAGCGCCGTAAAAGGTTTTCTGGGAAGGAGCAACGAGACGGGGGCAAGGGCTCCCAAGGACCCAGCCAAGAGAGGTCCTCAGAGAAATCTTCCAAACGCCACAAGAAATCAAAGTAGGCTTATTATATCTTAATGTAAAATCACCTCCCTATAGTCTCTTCCCATTGTCTTACGTCAGACAGCCCAATGAGCTGGTAGCGTTGGAATGAAGCCATCTGCTTGAAGACAATGTTTTCATCCTTTTAAATTGTATCTTTGATTAAAATGTAGTGATACAAGCTATATGTGACACATTTTCACCCTTCTCCATGATTTCCTGTTTTGCACTCCCAACTATAGAGGCAGTCAAAATGGAGACTAATTCAGATTTGCTCTTTACCCTTCACTCTCAGAAAAAACAAGAAGAATCGTAATcgctctccatcctcctcctcttcctcctcctctccctctcccttcagaGAAGGGTTCAGAGGTAAAGACCACATGATGGGGGAGGAAATGGAGCATATGGACCAGGGCTACAGTAAGCCTCGCTTCGGGTCCCGTGACTATGAGGGTCCCATGGATAGGTGTCCCCCCCGTGACTATGAGGGCCACATGGATAGGGGTCCCCCCCGCGACTATGAGGGCCCCATGGATAGGGGCCGAGGACGTGGAGGATTTGTAAGTTCTGCTCTCCGTGTGGTGTATTCTACTGTTACACATTGTGCCTAACTGCACAATTGGAATGATGTGATTGATTGTCTTGTAATATACATCAGTGACATTCAAAAACTCAACACTCTGACAATAGGCCTGATTCCTCTTTTCTCCACAGCCAACTGAGAGCCCCTAGtgttctctctcgttccctccctctctccccctcctgctttctctcccctactctttctccctctttctttcccccctatagctgtctttttctctctcccacagcaaaactgacccaagatcggTGTCTGGGGCTGTAGAGTGAAGTTGCCCATAGTCTGACCAAGTTTGTTCTGGTGGTTTCAGCTTCCCAgagtaagaggaggaggaaggggctgGAATAGGGGTAATTACCAAGGTAACACAAGCAGCAATGGCAACCCCCCTCCTAATATGAACGCTGCCCCCCCAGAGCGCCCCCCAGATGAGGACTGGGACCCAGAGTACACCCCCAAGAGCAGGAAATACTACTTTGTGAGTTTCACCACTTCCTGTTTTAGCACATGTTATTTCtttgtctgaaatggcaccc includes:
- the LOC115116584 gene encoding thyroid hormone receptor-associated protein 3-like isoform X1, producing MSKAPDGPARTRSRSKSRSRSCTRSRSRSRSRSRSRKHRYSSRSRSRSRSHSPSHGRNYPTRDYQNNRGYQRGYNRGFRRPFYFRGRTRGFYPRQGYQRGGNSYGYRANNWQGGGYRDGPPHDQDHHGPHSPRRGRSRSRTPRKRSGSRSHSRSRYSDRSSSRGSRRSRRHHSSSSRSSSPRNRRSSPGSGKPGSKDVKDKTTPAEAKEERGGAGEQVGGPGGEGSSHDKASAGKWQGLSDYNNSPKCSSPAVGAKQGKSEPKGSLWRTMGSTGGVPSTKSPPGSTKAGPTASTSGFGFFGKEDPTRADDKTAISSAFKKFLAENKNKKQQQQAAAEWENGQDGDSREKGNSKIGGGLFNITAASFSSKADKSLPFLERAEEAFLKSQAAEREEEEVVKPKGATLTTRDVFGKWEDEPHYYPLGKDEERRRDTAEDLDEDLEHMEEELYRSRKQASKKEEKSKRKEKKKEKSNRRSPSPVSAAVPPRGSGSGEKDRPLALFPINRLESHLPRSSGKREGLEHSINTFDEMPSSSGSLTKERGLSRDLVHPSKKDPGQFRSIFQHIQAAQLQRSPSELFAQHIVTIVHYIKAQHFHSSGMTLSERFAMYQRKAAEMELIKQRKSPEIHRRIDVSPSAFTRHSHLLEELEDCSYKDRGRTAKTDPMDLRLDIERRKRFSGKEQRDGGKGSQGPSQERSSEKSSKRHKKSKKNKKNRNRSPSSSSSSSSPSPFREGFRGKDHMMGEEMEHMDQGYSKPRFGSRDYEGPMDRCPPRDYEGHMDRGPPRDYEGPMDRGRGRGGFLPRVRGGGRGWNRGNYQGNTSSNGNPPPNMNAAPPERPPDEDWDPEYTPKSRKYYFHDNREDEKTWLESCGRGVFPHSRGRFIYRKGGRSPNKWTHDMFQTGEEGGGNKEEEHHKELDQKDDNQAAVDPSASSKL
- the LOC115116584 gene encoding thyroid hormone receptor-associated protein 3-like isoform X2; amino-acid sequence: MSKAPDGPARTRSRSKSRSRSCTRSRSRSRSRSRSRKHRYSSRSRSRSRSHSPSHGRNYPTRDYQNNRGYQRGYNRGFRRPFYFRGRTRGFYPRQGYQRGGNSYGYRANNWQGGGYRDGPPHDQDHHGPHSPRRGRSRSRTPRKRSGSRSHSRSRYSDRSSSRGSRRSRRHHSSSSRSSSPRNRRSSPGSGKPGSKDVKDKTTPAEAKEERGGAGEQVGGPGGEGSSHDKASAGKWQGLSDYNNSPKCSSPAVGAKQGKSEPKGSLWRTMGSTGGVPSTKSPPGSTKAGPTASTSGFGFFGKEDPTRADDKTAISSAFKKFLAENKNKKQQQQAAAEWENGQDGDSREKGNSKIGGGLFNITAASFSSKADKSLPFLERAEEAFLKSQAAEREEEEVVKPKGATLTTRDVFGKWEDEPHYYPLGKDEERRRDTAEDLDEDLEHMEEELYRSRKQASKKEEKSKRKEKKKEKSNRRSPSPVSAAVPPRGSGSGEKDRPLALFPINRLESHLPRSSGKREGLEHSINTFDEMPSSSGSLTKERGLSRDLVHPSKKDPGQFRSIFQHIQAAQLQRSPSELFAQHIVTIVHYIKAQHFHSSGMTLSERFAMYQRKAAEMELIKQRKSPEIHRRIDVSPSAFTRHSHLLEELEDCSYKDRGRTAKTDPMDLRLDIERRKRFSGKEQRDGGKGSQGPSQERSSEKSSKRHKKSKKNKKNRNRSPSSSSSSSSPSPFREGFRGKDHMMGEEMEHMDQGYSKPRFGSRDYEGPMDRCPPRDYEGHMDRGPPRDYEGPMDRGRGRGGFPTESP